Proteins encoded by one window of Alphaproteobacteria bacterium:
- a CDS encoding CoA transferase has product MPLLNGLRVLQVGPGPGAAVCGRILADLGARVQTLSAGQATPLCRWLDDGKQPVGSLVAAALIVCEGAPKELLEKGWDEASLRAHAPDAVVVLIGPFGQTGPLADCPASDLTLFCASGIAYLLTGQVDDLGEAPIRPTGRQSAFIGGLAAACAGMHALLSGDSDRTIDVSTQEALATLAMTEMVRAGLGRGSWQRRRLADGNGATVTILPASDGYVAISPRENHQWTGWLTVMGNPDWADDPRFATKPDRVANWDALYPLLCDWSRKHAKRRIADAAQNAHVPSFPLQEPHEQLDSEQLAQRGFFRSLEIDGKSVRAPGSAFGISGDDAGGDAQPTASHRMPLAGIRVLDFSWVIAGPTATRYLAAMGAEVIKVEAPGKGDPGRASELHTVLGQGKRAITLDLKSEDGRRVARDLAAKCDVLVENFGTGVMERFGLGAEELRAKNPALIYLSASGLGRTGPESRKVAYGTLLQCYAGFAGLNAHPGVTPRIGFAWLDPMCGLKLAFIVAAAIWRRRKSGIGCRIDFSMIEAMLWTMAEPLLATQLGERVKPGGNSSADHAPHGVYPALGEDAWLGLAVNNDEQWRDMCRIVPGLAAYRKSGFADRQRLCAQFDPVIDAWTSARKSADAAAQLTAAGIAASTVATSRDLFDSDHLKARGFWEQTDAGMLPGLPWRASFGRRTGPAPALGADTDSVLRDVLGLDDTEINALRTTGAFG; this is encoded by the coding sequence ATGCCGTTACTCAATGGGCTTCGGGTGCTGCAGGTCGGCCCCGGACCGGGCGCCGCCGTCTGCGGCAGGATTCTGGCGGATCTGGGCGCGCGCGTTCAGACGCTGTCCGCAGGGCAGGCAACGCCACTGTGCCGCTGGCTGGATGACGGCAAACAACCGGTCGGGTCACTGGTCGCGGCGGCGCTGATCGTGTGCGAGGGCGCGCCGAAGGAATTGCTTGAGAAAGGTTGGGATGAGGCCTCGCTGCGCGCGCACGCCCCCGATGCGGTTGTCGTGCTGATCGGCCCGTTCGGGCAGACCGGACCGCTGGCGGATTGCCCGGCCAGCGACCTGACCCTGTTCTGCGCCAGCGGCATTGCCTATCTGCTCACCGGTCAGGTGGACGATCTGGGCGAGGCGCCGATCCGTCCCACCGGGCGTCAGTCCGCATTTATAGGCGGACTCGCTGCCGCCTGTGCCGGGATGCACGCCCTGCTGTCCGGCGACAGCGACCGCACCATCGACGTCTCCACCCAGGAGGCGCTGGCCACGCTGGCGATGACCGAAATGGTCCGGGCCGGGCTGGGCAGGGGAAGCTGGCAGCGCAGACGGCTTGCCGACGGCAACGGCGCGACCGTCACCATCCTGCCCGCCAGCGACGGCTATGTCGCCATCTCGCCGCGCGAGAACCATCAATGGACCGGATGGCTGACGGTCATGGGCAATCCGGACTGGGCTGACGATCCAAGGTTTGCGACGAAACCAGACCGGGTCGCCAATTGGGATGCGCTGTATCCGTTGCTGTGCGACTGGAGCCGCAAACACGCCAAGCGCCGGATCGCCGATGCGGCGCAGAACGCCCATGTGCCCAGCTTCCCCCTGCAGGAACCGCATGAACAGCTGGATTCGGAACAGCTGGCGCAGCGCGGATTTTTCCGGTCCCTCGAAATCGACGGTAAATCCGTCCGGGCGCCCGGCAGCGCGTTCGGCATTTCAGGGGACGACGCGGGCGGCGACGCGCAACCGACCGCCAGTCACCGCATGCCGCTCGCCGGAATCCGCGTGCTGGATTTCAGCTGGGTCATCGCCGGGCCGACGGCAACGCGCTATCTGGCGGCGATGGGTGCGGAGGTCATCAAGGTGGAGGCCCCTGGCAAGGGCGATCCGGGACGGGCGTCGGAACTGCACACGGTGCTGGGCCAGGGCAAGCGCGCCATCACGCTCGACCTGAAATCGGAAGACGGCCGCCGGGTCGCGCGCGACCTGGCGGCCAAATGCGACGTTCTGGTGGAAAATTTCGGCACCGGCGTCATGGAACGCTTCGGGCTGGGCGCAGAGGAACTGCGGGCGAAGAACCCGGCGCTGATCTATCTGTCCGCATCGGGGCTGGGACGGACCGGGCCGGAATCGCGCAAGGTCGCCTATGGCACGCTGCTGCAATGCTATGCCGGATTCGCGGGGCTGAACGCGCATCCCGGCGTGACTCCGCGAATCGGGTTCGCCTGGCTGGACCCGATGTGCGGGCTGAAGCTCGCCTTTATTGTCGCGGCGGCGATCTGGCGACGGCGCAAGTCAGGCATCGGCTGCCGCATCGATTTTTCGATGATCGAAGCCATGCTGTGGACGATGGCTGAACCGCTGCTCGCGACGCAGCTTGGCGAACGGGTAAAGCCGGGCGGGAATAGTTCGGCAGACCATGCGCCGCACGGTGTCTATCCGGCGCTGGGCGAGGATGCCTGGCTCGGGCTCGCGGTGAATAACGATGAACAATGGCGGGACATGTGCCGGATCGTTCCAGGGCTTGCCGCTTACCGGAAGTCCGGCTTTGCGGACCGGCAGCGGTTATGCGCGCAATTCGATCCCGTCATCGACGCATGGACGTCGGCGCGCAAATCGGCCGACGCCGCAGCACAGCTTACCGCCGCCGGAATCGCGGCATCCACCGTTGCGACATCGCGCGACCTGTTCGACAGCGATCACCTGAAGGCCAGGGGATTCTGGGAACAGACGGATGCCGGAATGCTGCCGGGCCTGCCCTGGCGGGCCAGCTTCGGCCGGCGGACCGGGCCGGCGCCGGCGCTGGGCGCGGATACCGATTCGGTGCTGCGCGACGTGCTGGGACTTGACGACACCGAAATCAACGCATTGCGGACGACCGGCGCCTTTGGCTGA
- a CDS encoding enoyl-CoA hydratase/isomerase family protein produces the protein MSIDYEKRDGVAYITINNPEKANILDHRNSDEIAECWIDMWEDREIRCAILTGAGDRHFCGGHNLATRPDITEEEREYLRTQRMYWPLAGHVHGAKIGADGRMGDHYPRVWKPVIAAVNGWAAGAGLYILLSSTDIRIASAEHARFKFALLSQGWLGNGPGASLLTKQLRYADAMKILLTDLPFDAAEALRIGLVNEVVPHDRLLARAEELARHIVEMPPVATRMMKEFVVRFGDMPTDQAWHVQNLMNTMLIQTTWDGEEGRMAFNEKRKPNFTGALRKRGEPWPEPSPADKARLDEIYRSDEY, from the coding sequence ATGAGTATCGATTATGAGAAGCGCGACGGGGTCGCCTATATCACGATCAACAATCCGGAAAAGGCGAATATCCTGGACCACCGGAATTCGGACGAAATCGCCGAATGCTGGATCGACATGTGGGAAGACCGGGAAATTCGCTGCGCCATCCTGACCGGCGCCGGCGACAGGCATTTCTGCGGCGGCCATAACCTGGCGACCCGTCCGGACATCACGGAAGAAGAGCGCGAGTACCTGCGCACCCAGCGAATGTACTGGCCGCTGGCGGGGCATGTGCACGGCGCGAAGATCGGCGCAGACGGGCGCATGGGCGACCACTATCCGCGCGTCTGGAAGCCGGTCATCGCCGCGGTGAACGGCTGGGCGGCGGGGGCCGGGCTCTATATCCTGCTGTCCTCCACCGATATCCGCATCGCCAGCGCGGAACATGCACGCTTCAAGTTTGCGCTGCTCAGCCAGGGCTGGCTCGGCAACGGGCCGGGGGCCAGCCTGCTGACCAAGCAGTTGCGCTACGCCGATGCGATGAAAATCCTGCTGACCGACCTGCCCTTCGATGCAGCGGAAGCATTGCGCATCGGGCTGGTCAACGAAGTCGTGCCGCATGACCGCCTGCTGGCGCGGGCGGAGGAACTGGCCCGGCATATCGTCGAGATGCCGCCGGTTGCAACCCGCATGATGAAGGAATTCGTGGTGCGGTTCGGCGACATGCCAACCGATCAGGCCTGGCATGTACAGAACCTGATGAACACGATGCTGATCCAGACGACATGGGATGGCGAGGAAGGGCGGATGGCGTTCAACGAGAAACGCAAGCCGAACTTTACCGGCGCGCTGCGCAAACGCGGCGAACCCTGGCCCGAACCGTCACCGGCGGACAAGGCGCGGCTGGACGAAATCTACCGCAGCGACGAATACTGA